The nucleotide window TGGAGGGCCTGATGCGCGCCGGCATGCAGGCGGCGGTGACGCTGCGGGCCGCCGGGCTGGAGCCGGGCCGGATCGCCCGGCTCACCGTGCTCACCGGCGCGGTCACCGGCATCGTGCCGGCCGACGGCGACCTCGGTGAGGGTGACCAGGTGGCCTTCCTCGACCAGCAGTCGCTGCTGCTCGGGGTCGCCCGCGCGGCCCGGCACGCCGGCACCGACAACCCCCGGCTCTGGACGACCGCCGACGTCCGGGCCGGCATCGAGGCGCTCGGCGTCGCCGGCCGCACCCCGTCGGTCGAGGAGCTCAACGGGGAGGGCTTCCCGTACTCGCCGTACGTGCTGCGCCGGCAGGAGCTGCTCACCCCGGCGGCGCTCAACGCCGCCCCGCCGCGGTACGCCCCCCAGGCCCCGCCCGCCCCCGAGCCGGTCGCGCCCGCCGTCCCGCAGCAGCGCACGCCGCCGCTGGTCGACCCCGCCGCCGCCGCGCGGGTGGCCGCCGCGGCCGTGCAGGCCCAGGAGGACGCCGAGCGTCGTGGCGCCTCGGCGTACGACCAGTCCGGGGACGCCCACCTCACCCAGGACGTCCGCACGTCACGGCCGGTCGAGCCCGCCGGCCGGGCCCAGGAGACCCAGGCGCTGGTGCCCGACCGCGCGCCCGTCGACGGGCAGTGGTCACCGGCCGAGCACCGGGCGCCCGACGACAGCGGCGGCCTCGGTGGCCTCTTCGGGTCGACGGTCGAGGTCGCGCCGCAGCCGCGCCGGGACCTCCCGCCGGGGCTGCGGCCGCGCGTCACGGCCGCCGAGCTGCCGCCGACCCGCAGCACCAGCACGGTCCCCCCGGACGACGACGACCACCGTCCCGAGCACCGCCCCGGGCGCCGCCGTGCCCTGCTCGCCGCCGCCGCGCTGGCGGTCGTCGCGGCGCTGCTGGCCGTCGTCCTGGTGACCGTGGGCGGCCGGGACGACGACGGCACCGCGCCGGTCGCCGCCCCGCCCACCAGCGCCGCTCCCGGCACCACGGCGACCGGCCCCGTCCCGGGGGACACCGCCGTCGTCGGCGGCACCACGTTCACCCTCGAGGCGGCCAAGGACGACCAGAGCTGCGCCGCGCACGCCTACGGCTCGGTCGCAGAGTTCTTCGGGCGGTCCGACTGCACGGCGCTGACCCGGATGCTGTGGTCGGCCGACGCCGACGGGCAGCCGGCGGTGGTGTCCATGTCACGGGTGACGATGCCCGACGCCGGGCTGGCCGAGGCGCTGCGGGCGCTGGCCGACACGGATCTCAGCGGCAACGTCGACGACCTGCTGCGCGACGGCGTCCGGTACACCGGCGGGCCGGCGAAGCTCACCCAGACCCAGTACGACAGCGACGTCAACGGCACCGTGGTCACCATCGTGGAGACGTCCTACGTCGGTCAGCGCGGGTCGGACGAGGCGCTGGACGCGCTGGCGGAGACCGCGCTGGCGGTCGGCCAGGGCGGCACCGGCTCGAACTGAGCCGGTGCCACCCGGCCGTGCCGGGAGGCGGGGCCGCCCGGCCGCGTCGGGTCAGTCCTTGGCGCCGGCGATCGAGGGGGCCATCGGGTCGGCACCCTCGGGGCGGACCTCGCGCAGCACGTAGTCCTCGATCGTCTCCAGGTCGTGCGTGGAGCGCTTCACGATGGCCAGCAGGTCGCTCATCTTGCTGACCTCCTCGACCTGCTCCTTGATGAACCACTGCATGAACTGGTCGGAGGCGAAGTCGTTGTGCTGGCGGGCGACCGCGGTGAGCTGGTTGATCTGCTCGGTGACCCGCTTCTCCTGCTCCAGGGCCAGGGCGACCGGGGCGACCACGTCGGGGAAGCCGTTGATCGGGGCGGCGATGCCGGGGACCTGCACCGAGGCGTCGGCGTCGAGCAGGTAGCGCACCATCATCATCGCGTGGTCGCGCTCCTCGCCGGCCTGGTCGAAGAACAGCTGCGCGGTCTGCGGCATGGTCAGGTCGTCGAAGTAGACGGCGATCGCCACGTACTGCTGGTGGGCGGCGAACTCGTGGCCGATCTGGGCGTTGAGCAGGTCGATGAAGGCGTCGGCGGCCATCGGGACTCCCGGTCGGTGCGAGGGGTGGGGCGTTCTCCGAACGGTAGCGGGCCGGGCGCCCCACCCGGGCGGCGGTCAGCAAGGCATGGCTAACCTCACCACGTGGCGAAGTCGGCGAAGCTGCCCAAGAGCAAGTGCTGCGAGGACCGCCCGCGGTGCACCCGCTGCCCGCTGCGCGCCCTGGCCGAGGGGACGCTCCCGCCCGGGTACACGGTGAAGAAACGCCGCCTGGTGAAGGTCGGCAAGGCCGCCTGAGCCGCACGACCCGCTGAGCGGAGTGGATCCGTCGATGTGACGCCGACGGGTCCACTCCGCCACGGATCAGGCGGTGACGTCGACGAGCACCTTGCCGGTGACGCCGTCCTCGACGGCCTGGTGGGCCGCGGCGGTGTCGGCCAGCGGGAAGACGTGCAGCGGGAGCCCGGCGTCCTCACCGACCCGGACGGCGCCGTCGAGCACCGCGGCGTTGACGTCCTCGACGCCGACGTCCTTGGCCCGGGTGGGCTCGGTGTAGACGAGCACGAACTGCCAGCGGGCGTTGGGCCCCATCTGGGTGCGGATCGGGATGGTGACCTCGTCACCGCCGTCGTTGGCGTAGATGGCGATCGCGCCGTGCGGGGCGATGACCTCCGCGTCGATCGCGGCGTTCGCCGCCGGGGCGACCTCGACGATCGCGTCGACGCCGTGCGGCACGATCTTGCGCACCTCGGCGACGACGTCCTGTCGCTTGTAGTCGATGACGTGGCTCGCGCCGGCCGCGGCGGCCAGCTGGGCCTTGCGCGGGCTGCTCACCGTGGCGATGACGGTGGCGTCGGCCCAGCGGGCGAGCTGGATGGCGGCGTTGCCGACGGCGCCGGCGCCACCTTGCACGAGCACGGTGCGGCCGTTCAGCGAGCCGGGGGAGAGGCGGTCGGGGAGGGACTCCGCGACGGTGAGGCAGCGGTGCGCGGTGAGGAACGGGATGCCGAGCGCGGCGCCGAGCTCGAAGGAGGCGTCGGCACCGAGGAGGACGGTCTGCCGGGCCGGGACGACGGTGTACTCGGCGGCGGTCCCGTGGGGACGCTGCCAGGCGGCCTCCCAGATCCAGACACGCTCACCGACGAGGGCCGGGTCGACGCCCTGGCCGACGGCCTCGACCGTGCCGGCGCCGTCCTGGTCGGGGACCTGGCCGCCGGGGCCGGGCCGGCTCCCGCTGCGGGACTTCCAGTCGGTGGGGTTCACGCCCGAGAAGGCCAGGCGGACCAGCACCTCACCGGGTCCGGGTTCGGGGGTGTCGCGGTCGACGAGCTGCAGGACGTCGGGACCGCCGGGCTGGGTGTAGGTGATCGCTCGCACGACCCGCTCCTACCCGCAGTTCCCCGCCCCGATCATCGGCCCCTCGCAGGGACCCGCGCCAGGTCGGAGCGCCCCGTCCTCCTCGCCCTCGCGCGCTCGGGACGAGCCTCGGGGCGGGGTCGGGGGCGGAGGGGTCCTGCTGTTCGTTCAGCCGACGCGGCGACGCAGGCGACGACGCTCGCGCTCGGACAGGCCGCCCCAGATGCCGAAGCGCTCGTCGTTGGCCAGCGCGTACTCGAGGCAGTCGTTGCGGACCTCGCAGCCGGTGCAGATCTTCTTCGCCTCGCGGGTCGAGCCGCCCTTCTCCGGGAAGAAGGCCTCGGGGTCGGTCTCGGCGCACAGTGCGCGCTCCTGCCAGCCACCCTCCTCGACGGCGTCGACGGAGCCGAAGCCGGCGTCGTAGACGTCGGCCATGCCCAGCACGTCCTGGCCGTAGCTGGCCGGGGCCACCTCAGCAGCTGCGGTGCGGTACTCGCTCATCCACGTCACGTCGGCCATCGCGGTTCGTCCCCCTGCGTCGCGGTCCGGCGGCCGTCGCTCGACGGTTGCCGTGCGCTCACTTGCTGTGAGCACGGGATGAATTACACGGGTGCTGTTCCAGGGGGTCAAATGTCGTCCGTGTTACGCCGGGTCACAGCCGTCACCTCTGTCGCGCCCGCCACTGCTGCGTGTGAGCAGCTGCGCGACACGCCGCACCGAGGGTCAGGTTCTGCCCACGGGGGCCGTCGAGTTCGTCCACATCGAGAGAGGCCCGTCCCGGGCGATCTGGACGATCCCGCAGCCGTCCGACCAGCGCGGTCGCCGCGGTCGCACCGGCCGGCCGAGGTGTCGGGCCGGACGCCCGCGTGATCATCGGCAGCCGGTGCGGCGGGTGTGACGGCCGGGGTCAGGAGCGGGCGAGCTCCGCGGTCAGCGGACCGAGCCCCAGCGGGCCGAGGGCGAGCACCCGGCGGTGCCAGTCCTTGAGGTCGAAGGCGGCGCCGGCGCGCTGCCGGGCCTCCTCGCGGCAGGTGAGCAGGACCCGCTCGCCGACCTTGTAGACCGGAGCCTGGCCGGGCCAGCCGAGGTAGCGGTGCAGCTCGTCGACGCGCATGGCGTCCTCCATGTCCAGGTGCGTGCGGAGGAAGGCCAGTGCGACGTCGTAGGTCCAGCGCTCACCGGCGGCCCGGCCGGCCGGGATGGTCAGGTCCAGGTGCAGACCGATGTCGAGGACGACGCGGGCCGCGCGCATCTCCTGGGCGCTGAGCATGCCCAGCCGGTCGCCCGGGTCGTCGAGGAAGCCCAGCTCGGCCATCAGCCGCTCGGAGTACAGCGCCCAGCCCTCGGCGTGCCCGGAGCACATCGCCAGCAGCCGCTGCCACCGGTTGAGCCGCGCGGCGTCGTGCACCGTCTGACCGATCTGCAGGTGGTGCCCCGGGGCGCCCTCGTGGAAGACGGTGGTCGTCTCCCGCCAGGTGGTCATGGAGGTGACGCCCTCGGGCAGTGACCACCACATCCGGCCCGGGCGGCTGAAGTCCTCGGTGGGGCCGGTGTAGAACACGCCCTCGCCGGAGGTCGGGGTCAGCAGGCCCTCGATCCGCCGGACCGGGGCGGGGACGTCGAAGTGCACGCCGTCGAGGGCGGCGATCGCCCGGTCGGCGGTCTCCTGCAGCCACGCCTGCAGCGCCTCGCGGCCGTGCACCTGGCGGGCCGGGTCGGCGTCCAGCGCGGCGACCGCGCCGGCCACGCCCTGCCCGGGGGCGATCCGCTCGGCGACCGCCTCCTTCTCGGCCACGATCCGGGCCAGCTCCTCCCAGCCCCAGGCGTAGGTCTCCTCCAGGTCGAGGTCGATGCCGGCGTGGAAGCGGGACTCGACGGCGTAGCGCTCCCGGCCGACCGCGTCCCGCTCGGGTGCCACCGGCAGCAGCCCGGTCTCCAGCCGGGCCGCGAAGTCCAGGAGGGCGGCCGAGGTGGCCGCGGCCGCCCGGGTGAGGTCCCGGGCCAGGGCGGGCGACCCGGACGGCGCCGAGGCGGCCAGCCCGGTGAAGTACCCGGGGCGCTCGGGGGTGCCGGCCCAGCGGCGGGCCGTGGCGGCGGCCAGCCGGACCTGCCGGGCGGCGGCCGTGCGCCCGTGCGACGACGCCGAGGTGAGGCCGGCGAGGTAGCCGTCGAGTGCGCGGGGGAGGGCGGCCAGCCGGCGGGCGATCGTCGCCCAGTCGCCCTCGGTGGCGGTGGGCATCAGGCTCATCGTGATGCGGAACTCCGACAGCGGGCTCTGCACGCTGTTGAGTGCCGCCTGCGCCCAGCCCGCCTCGTAGAGCCCCAGTTCGGCACCGAGCCGCTCGGTCATCGCCGCGCGGGCGACCTCCTCGCGGTGGTCGACGGGCTGGATCCGCCCGGCCATGCCGATCGCCGCGCGCAGCAGCTGGGCGTGCGCCCCGTGCCCCTCCGGCGTCAGGTCGGACCAGCGGTCGTCGTGCCCGGGGACCCCGATGTAGGTGGCCACCTCCGGTACCGCGGCGGCGTAGTCCTCGACGACGCGGTCGGCGAGGAGGTCGAGCTGGGACGGCGGACGCGCGGGCTCACTCACCCCTCCGACGCTAGCCGCAGGGGCCGACGGTCTCGACCGCGTCCACCCGTCCGGCGCCAGCGTGGAGTGCCTGCGGGCACGCACCGGCGCGGACCGGACACGCACGGCGGTCACCGGGCCGGGGAGGCGTCGTCGCAGGTCAGCCGGGTAGGCGGTGGTCCCGGTCGGCGACGACCGGGCACGGGGGCGGCAGGACGGGGAGCGGCGGCATGGTCGACGGAGGACGTGGGCGGCACCGGGAGCCGGGCCGGCCCGGGGACGACGAGCCGGCGGTGCCCCGCACCGGGTCGACCGCCGCCGACCGGCGTCCCCGGCACGCGGTTGGTGCCACCGTCTCGCCGCCCCGGCGCCGGGTGTCGGTCGCGGCCCGGCTGCTCCTGGCCGCGCTCGTGCTCGCCGGGTGTGCGGTCCTCGCCGGCGCGGTGGTGCTGCTCGTGCCGCAGGTGACGGCGCAGTCGGGTGCCGCGGCCCGGACGCCCGGCTCGGGAGGCGGGGCCGCCCCCGCGGAGGCCGGCTGGGCCAGTGCGTGGAGCAGCACCCCGGCCGGGCCCGTCACCGCCGGGACGCCGCTGACCGCGCCGGCCGGTCCGCCGGCCGGGCGGCCTGTGCCGGGTGGGGTGTCGACCGGTGAGGTCGTGCCGCCGCCGGCTGCCCGGTCGACGCGCGGGACCCCGCTCCGGACGGCGGCGCCGCGCGCCCCCAGGCCCGGCGCGACGGCCCCGTCCGCCCTGGCGTCGACCTCGGTCACCCCGCCGGCTGACGGGCGGCCGGCTACCGGCAGCTCCTCACGGACGACCGCCGGACCGCCGTCGGCAGCGTCGACCTCCGGACTGCCGACGTCGTCCTCGTCCTCGTCGTCCGTGCCGGGGACGTCCTCACCGGGGACGTCGTCTCCGCCGTCCGTGTCGCCTCCGCCGAGCAGCGCTCCGGCGGCCAGCACACCGCCTCCGAGCAGCCCGACGGCCACGAGCACCGCGCCGCCGGCGAGCAGCACCCCACCGTCGAGCAGCACCCCGCCGAGCAGCACCCCTCCGCCTAGCAGCACCGCCCCGAGCAGCACCGCCCCGAGTAGCACCGCACCGTCGAGCAGTGCACCCGCCACGAGCACACCGCCCTCGACGAGCACACCGCCGAGGACGAGCGCGCCTGCGGTGACGAGTGAGCCGCCGTCCAGCGGGCCCACGTCCAGCGCGACCGCCCCGTCGCCGACGTCCGGCACCCCTCCGTCGTCCACCGCACCGGCGGGCGGCTGACGGCCGGGCTCAGGAGGGCGCGGGCACCCGGTCCCGCAGTCGCAGGGCCGGGATGGTCGCGTGGGTGAGCACGCCGATGGTGGCCGCGTAGAGCACGGTGCCGACCCCCACGTTGCCGCCGAGCGCCCAGCCGATCGCCAGCACGCCGAGTTCGATCGAGGTGCGCACCACGCGCAGCGACGCCCCGCGGGCCGCCAGTCCGGTGCTCAGCCCGTCGCGCGGCCCGGCGCCCAGCCCGGCCCCGATGTAGGCGCCGGTGGCGACCCCGTTGAGCACGATGCCCACCAGGAGCAGCGGGACGCGCAGCGCCAGGCCGGTGGGCGCCGGCACCAGCGCGAGCGTCGCGTCCAGTGCCAGACCCAGCACGAGCACGTTGGCCAGCGTGCCGACGCCCGGGCGCAGCCGCAGCGGCACCCAGGCGAGCAGGACCAGTGCGCCGACGGCGATGGTCCAGGTGCCGATGGACAGGCCGAAGGTGCGGGACAGGCCCTGGTGCAGCACCGCCCACGGCATCTGCCCGAGCCCGGCCTGGAGCATCAGCCCGGAGCTGAACCCGTAGAGCACGAGCCCGGCCAGCAGCAGGAGCAGGCGGGTGGGGCGGCGGTCCGGGGGCAGGGGCTCGACCAGGTGCACCCTGGCAGCTTGACCCGCCTTGGCCTTGTCCGAACAGGGCCAAGTCGGCTTCGATGGCCCGGTGGTCACCGACCGACTCGCCGAGCTGCTCGACCCCTGGCTGACCGAGGGCCCGGCGTACCACGCCGTGGCGGCCGGCATCCGTGGTCTGGCGCTCGACGGCCGGCTGGCCCTGGGCACCCGGGTGCCCAGCGAGCGCAGCCTGGCCGCCGCGCTGCGGCTGAGCCGCACCACCGTCACCGCCGCCTACGACGTGCTGCGCGCCGAGGGCTACCTGGTCAGCGCGGGCGGGGCGGGCAGTCGGGTCACCCTGCCGGCGTCCGCGCCGGTGCGACCGGACGCCGACCCGGGGGAGCCGGCCGTCGTCCGGGACCTGACCGTGGCCGCGACGCCCGCGCCCGCCCAGCTCGTCGACGCGGTGGCGCAGGCCGCCGCCGACCTGCGGCCACTGCTGGCCGGGCACGGGCTGCACCCCTACGGGCTCCCCGCGCTGCGCACCGCGGTGGCCGCGCACCTCACCCGCCGGGGCCTGCCGACGGTCGCGGAGCAGGTGATGGTCACCAACGGGGCGCTGGCCGGCTGGGACCTGCTGCTGCGCACCGTGACCCGGCCGGGCCAGCGAGCGCTGGTCGAGCAGCCCACCTACCCGGCCGCGCTGGACGCGGTGGCCGCCGCGCACCTGCGCCCGGTGCGGCTGCCGGTGACCGCCGAGGGCTGGGAGCAGCCCGCAGGCGGGGCCGACGTCGCACTGCTCACCCCGGACGGGCAAAACCCGACCGGGCTGCTCGCCGACGACCGGCAGCGGCGCGCACTGCTCGCGGCGGTCGACGCCCCGGTGGTCGCCGCCGACGAGACGTTCACCGACCTGGTGCTCGACGGCGTCCCGGCCACACCGCTGGCGGCCCTCGACGGCCGGGTGGTCACCCTCGGGTCGATGAGCAAGGCCTTCTGGTCGGGCCTGCGGGTGGGCTGGGTGCGCGCCGACCCGCCGCTGCTGGCCCGGCTCGCCCAGGCGCGCGGGACGGTCGACCTGAGCAGCCCGGTGCTCGAGCAGCTGGTCGCCGTCCGCTTGCTCGCCGTCGCCGACGAGGTGCTGGCCGACCGCATCGGGTGGCTGACCGCGGCCCGCGACGCGCTGCTGGCCGCTCTCGCCGACCAGCTGCCCGACTGGCGCGTCACCCGCCCGCAGGCCGGCGCGATGCTCTGGGTGCAGCTGCCCGGTGGGAGCTCCACCCGGCTGGCCGGGCACGCCCTCGACCTCGGGCTGCGGATCACGCCCGGGCCGCGGTTCACCGTCGACGGCACCGCCGACCGCTGGCTGCGGCTGCCGCTGTCGGTGCCCCCGGAGACGGTCGGTGAGGTGGTGGGGGTGCTGCGCGAGGCCTGGTCGCGGACGGCCGCGGGTGCGGTGTCCGGCCGCACCGCACCGCGCTGGACGGCGTGAGCGACGCGCCGGGTGCGACCCGCCGGACCCGCCGCCGACGTCCCGGGTGCGTCTTGACAAGGCTGTGCGCACGCTTAGCCTGGCCGGAGTGACACGAGTCACTGCACTGCTGCCGCACTCGACGAAGAGGACGTGCATGAACCCGACCGGCACCACCACGAGCACGCCGGCGCCACGGCGCCGGGGGCCACGACGGCTCACCGGCCTGCTGGCCCTCGCCGTCGCCCTGTCCGTCGCCCCGGCGACGATGGGCGTCGCCACCGCTGCACCCCCGCAGCCGGTGAACGCCACCCAGCCCGACCTGGGCGTGAACGTCACCGTGTTCGACCCCAGCACCCCGCTGGCCCAGATCCAGGCGAAGGCCGACGCGATCTACGCCCAGCAGGTCGCCAACGAGATGGGCACGCAGCGGTACGCGCTGCTGTTCAAGCCCGGCACGTACGGCACCGCCACGCAGCCGCTGCAGATCAAGGTCGGCTACTACACGGAGGTCGCCGGGCTCGGCGCCTCCCC belongs to Modestobacter sp. L9-4 and includes:
- a CDS encoding ferritin; translated protein: MAADAFIDLLNAQIGHEFAAHQQYVAIAVYFDDLTMPQTAQLFFDQAGEERDHAMMMVRYLLDADASVQVPGIAAPINGFPDVVAPVALALEQEKRVTEQINQLTAVARQHNDFASDQFMQWFIKEQVEEVSKMSDLLAIVKRSTHDLETIEDYVLREVRPEGADPMAPSIAGAKD
- a CDS encoding YitT family protein; protein product: MHLVEPLPPDRRPTRLLLLLAGLVLYGFSSGLMLQAGLGQMPWAVLHQGLSRTFGLSIGTWTIAVGALVLLAWVPLRLRPGVGTLANVLVLGLALDATLALVPAPTGLALRVPLLLVGIVLNGVATGAYIGAGLGAGPRDGLSTGLAARGASLRVVRTSIELGVLAIGWALGGNVGVGTVLYAATIGVLTHATIPALRLRDRVPAPS
- a CDS encoding WhiB family transcriptional regulator; the encoded protein is MADVYDAGFGSVDAVEEGGWQERALCAETDPEAFFPEKGGSTREAKKICTGCEVRNDCLEYALANDERFGIWGGLSERERRRLRRRVG
- a CDS encoding NADPH:quinone reductase, which encodes MRAITYTQPGGPDVLQLVDRDTPEPGPGEVLVRLAFSGVNPTDWKSRSGSRPGPGGQVPDQDGAGTVEAVGQGVDPALVGERVWIWEAAWQRPHGTAAEYTVVPARQTVLLGADASFELGAALGIPFLTAHRCLTVAESLPDRLSPGSLNGRTVLVQGGAGAVGNAAIQLARWADATVIATVSSPRKAQLAAAAGASHVIDYKRQDVVAEVRKIVPHGVDAIVEVAPAANAAIDAEVIAPHGAIAIYANDGGDEVTIPIRTQMGPNARWQFVLVYTEPTRAKDVGVEDVNAAVLDGAVRVGEDAGLPLHVFPLADTAAAHQAVEDGVTGKVLVDVTA
- a CDS encoding DUF885 domain-containing protein, with amino-acid sequence MSEPARPPSQLDLLADRVVEDYAAAVPEVATYIGVPGHDDRWSDLTPEGHGAHAQLLRAAIGMAGRIQPVDHREEVARAAMTERLGAELGLYEAGWAQAALNSVQSPLSEFRITMSLMPTATEGDWATIARRLAALPRALDGYLAGLTSASSHGRTAAARQVRLAAATARRWAGTPERPGYFTGLAASAPSGSPALARDLTRAAAATSAALLDFAARLETGLLPVAPERDAVGRERYAVESRFHAGIDLDLEETYAWGWEELARIVAEKEAVAERIAPGQGVAGAVAALDADPARQVHGREALQAWLQETADRAIAALDGVHFDVPAPVRRIEGLLTPTSGEGVFYTGPTEDFSRPGRMWWSLPEGVTSMTTWRETTTVFHEGAPGHHLQIGQTVHDAARLNRWQRLLAMCSGHAEGWALYSERLMAELGFLDDPGDRLGMLSAQEMRAARVVLDIGLHLDLTIPAGRAAGERWTYDVALAFLRTHLDMEDAMRVDELHRYLGWPGQAPVYKVGERVLLTCREEARQRAGAAFDLKDWHRRVLALGPLGLGPLTAELARS
- a CDS encoding PLP-dependent aminotransferase family protein is translated as MVTDRLAELLDPWLTEGPAYHAVAAGIRGLALDGRLALGTRVPSERSLAAALRLSRTTVTAAYDVLRAEGYLVSAGGAGSRVTLPASAPVRPDADPGEPAVVRDLTVAATPAPAQLVDAVAQAAADLRPLLAGHGLHPYGLPALRTAVAAHLTRRGLPTVAEQVMVTNGALAGWDLLLRTVTRPGQRALVEQPTYPAALDAVAAAHLRPVRLPVTAEGWEQPAGGADVALLTPDGQNPTGLLADDRQRRALLAAVDAPVVAADETFTDLVLDGVPATPLAALDGRVVTLGSMSKAFWSGLRVGWVRADPPLLARLAQARGTVDLSSPVLEQLVAVRLLAVADEVLADRIGWLTAARDALLAALADQLPDWRVTRPQAGAMLWVQLPGGSSTRLAGHALDLGLRITPGPRFTVDGTADRWLRLPLSVPPETVGEVVGVLREAWSRTAAGAVSGRTAPRWTA